From the genome of Cytophagales bacterium WSM2-2:
ACCGTGCAGTGAATGTATCCTGGAATAGTTGCCGCAAGAAGAAAAACATACCCAAGGCCGAACTTAATAAAGTCAGCAAAGCCAGTCATGCATTGGTCAAACAATCGCGCATCCTGGTTGACACACTTTATCCGCACTGCGGACTGATTGCGGCCGATACCCGTCAGGAAATAAACCGGGTCTGGAGAAACTTTCATACTGCCACTCAACACAGTTTGTTCAGGGCTTAACAAATAATTGGCAACTGAATTTGTATTTTGTTCGTTAAAAAAGCCTGTTGGTTTTTGTAACCCCTTCCATCATTGGGGAGTATTCCTTTGAGTCAGATCGTCAAAACTTCAAAAATTGTAAGCCATGATCATCAATTATCTCAAAACCGCCCTCCGCAATTTTCAGAAGCACAAATCTTTTACATTTCTTAATGTGCTAGGCCTGGCCCTGGGTACTGCTGCCAGTTTGCTCATTTTGCAATATGTCAAATACGAGCGCAGCTTCGATACATTCAATACCAAAGCCCAAGATATTTATCGCATCCAATACAACAGTTACTCTAACGGTAAACAAAATTTTGAGTGTGCAGCAGCTGTGCCTGCAGTTGGTCCTGCTTTGAAAAACAATTTTCCGGAAGTAAAACGATTCACAAGACTCTACCCGGTGAGCGGAATCGTTAGCTATGAAGGTCCAACAGGGCTCATTGCCTTCCGCGAAGAAAAAATGCAGATAACGGACACTTCTGTTTTCGAAGTGTTTGATTTCAAATTAGTCAAAGGCGACCCGAAGACCGCTTTGAAAGGGCCGGATAAAGTAGTGATCAGTGAAAAAGCTGCCAAAAAATATTTTGGTAATGTAGACCCTATCGGGAAAATCATCGGATGGGATGGCCAACGGAAATACGAAGTGACTGCCATTCACCAGGATGTTCCATCCAACTCGCATATCAAATTTGACTTTCTCTTTTCCTATGAAACGCTGAACCGTGATACGAAGAACCAATCGGAGACAAATTGGGGTTGGTATGACTTTAACACCTACGTGTTGCTGGAACCGGGAACTGATGCCGCGGCCTTGCAGCTGAAGTGGAATGAATATCTCGAAAAAACAAGGGCAGAAGATTGGAAGAAGTACAACTTCAAGCAAGCGTTTCTGCTTCAGCCTTTGCTGAGCATTCATTTGTACAGCAAGTTGCTCCAGGAGTCTAACCCCGAAGAACAAGGTGATGGCAAATCCATTTACGCATTGACACTCATCGCGTTTTTCATACTCATCATTGCCTGGGTAAACTACATTAATCTTGCAACCGCAAAATCCTTTGACCGCGCCAACGAGGTTGGTGTACGAAAAGTGATGGGTGCGCAAAAAGGTCAGCTCATCTACCAATTCCTCTCTGAATCATTCCTGGTCAATTTATTGGCAACCTCATTGGCAATACTTATTGTCCGTTTAGCCTGGCCCGCGTTCTCTGCACTGTCTGGCCGTGAGGTACCGCTTTCATTTATGATGCAGACAGACTTCTGGACTCTGGTGGGATTATTATTTGCCGGGGGTGCCGTGCTTTCCGGATTCTATCCAGCGATTATCCTCTCCTCGTTCAAGCCGGTCTCTGTATTGAAAGGAAAAGTCATGCGTACTGCACAAGGAAATGTCCTGCGAAAATCATTGGTCGTTTTTCAATTCGTTTCCTCTATTGTATTGATCATCGGTTCGATTGTAGTCTACCAGCAATTGAATTTCATGAACAAGCAGGATTTGGGGATAGATATTAATAAGACGCTTGTCATTAAAGGCCCGGGAGCTGTCGATTCATTGTACAATAAAAATTTTGAAAGTTTTAAAACAGAGGCGTTGCGAATTTCCGGGGTAAAAAATATGACTGCCTCCAGTAATGTACCGGGAGATGAAATCTTCTGGACACGCGGAATCAAGCGCTTATCAGGTGGGCCTGAAAGCCGGTACACGACTTACATCGCAGGCATTGATGAAGATTACGTCTCTTCCTACGACTTAAAAATCCTGGCCGGAAGAAATTTCAGTAAAGATTTCAAAAGCGACAGGAAAGCAATCATTTTGAACCAGAGCCTGATGAAGCAGCTGGAATTCAAAACTCCTCAGGAGGCCATAGGGCAAAAAGTGAACCTGGGTGATACACTGGAAATTATAGGCATCCTTGAAGACTATCACCAGATGTCGCTCAAGAATAGCGTCACTCCGATTGCGTTCAGGTCTGTAAATACTTCGTCATTCTACTCTTTTAAAATAGAAGGTGACAATCACAAGGCGGTTCTGGCAGCAATCGAAGGGCCATGGAAAACTTTCTTTCCCGGCAACCCGATCGATTATTTCTTCCTTGACCAATTCTTCAATCGTCAGTACAAGTCCGATATCCAGTTCGCTAATGTCTTTACCATTTTTACGGGACTCGCCATCTTTGTGGCTTGCATGGGACTGTTCGGGTTGGCTTCGTTCATGACCATACAACGGACCAAAGAAATCGGTGTGAGAAAAGTCCTTGGTTCTTCAGTAACAGGAATTGTAATATTACTTTCAAGAGGATTTGTCCAATTGGTGCTCGTAGCAAATCTAATCGCGTGGCCACTAGCCTGGTGGGTTATGGACCGGTGGCTCGGTACGTTTCCTTACCGGATTGACATCAACCCGTTTGTTTTCGTTGGTGCAGGACTTGCTGTGGTTGTCATAGCTTTCCTCTCTGTAGGCTTCCAGACGCTGAAATCGGCAAGAGTAAACCCTGCACAAACCCTGAAATACGAGTAGCTAAATTATTTACACTGCTTCCATTTGGGCAGATTAAAAACTTCACTAGATTTACTTAACAAAATATAAGTATATATTATGCCAAAAGAGTATCTCGGAGAATTTGAAGAGCTGGTTTTGACGCTGGTAGCTGCTTTGCAAGAAGATGCTTATGGTGCCGCCATCACAGATGAAATAGAAAATCGCCTCAAGAGGGAAGTAAATCTCAGCGCAGTTCATGTTACGCTTTACCGCTTGCAAGACAAGGGCTTTATCAAGTCTGCACTTGGAGGAGCCACTGGCGAACGTGGAGGACGAAGAAAAAGAATCTACACTGTTACCAGTGCCGGTATGGCCATGTTGCGTGCGATGAAAGAAGCACGCCTCGATTTGTGGAAAATGATTCCGCAATTAAAGACATCGGGGGCATGAACCGGCTCCAAAATATAGCACTCAGGTTCCTTCATAGTTTTTGTCCACCGGATTTACTAGAAGAAATTGAAGGAGACATCCTTCAAAGATTCAAGCGGGATACGGTTCGGTACAATGATAAAAGAGCCGCCCGAAGAATGCTATGGAACACCATCCGTTTTTTCCGTCCCGGAATTCTCATTCGAAATAAAACCAATCTCTCACTAAACTCCTGGTATATGATCGGTAACTACTTCAAAGTCGCTTCGCGCGTCATGCTGCGGAACAAATCCTATTCAACGATTAACATCTTTGGCCTTGCGATGGGCATTACAGGTGCAATCCTTCTTTTCCTTTGGATTCAGAAAGAATTCAGCTACGATCAGTTTCATGCGGACAAAGAAAGAATATACAAGGCATGGAACCGGAATACCATTGAAGGCCAACTGCAGTGCTGGGACCGCACTCCTCGAGTACTCGCTCCAACGCTAACTCACGACTATGCCTCTGTACAAGAAGCGATAAGTTATGCCGATTACAAGGCTGCTTATTTATTCACCTATGGCACCACGCGGCTCATGAAAAACTCCGGAGCTTTTACGGACGCGGGCTTCTTCACGATGTTTTCTTTTCCCTTAGTGAAAGGCGATCCTGCAAAGGTCTTTGATAATCCTGCCTCTGTTGTTTTGAGCGAATCTTTCGCTAAAGAACTTTTCGGAGATAAAGAAGCCTTTGGCGAAACAATCACTATTGGTGAAAGTGATCAAAATTTTCCTGTCACTGTAACCGGAATTGTTAAAAACCCTCCTTCCAATACCGACTTTCATTTTGACTACCTGATCCCATTCAAGTTTATGGAAAGCCTGGAAGGCCCGGACACGAACTGGGAAAATAATTCTGTAAGTACTTATGTGAAACTAAAAAGCGGAGCAGCAGTAGAAAGCTTCAACAGTGAGATAAGTGCCATCACCAAAAAACATTCGAAAGCAGGGAGTACTACAGAGGTGTTCCTCTACCCATTAACGAAGATGAGGCTTTACTCACGCTTCGAAAACGGAGTTCCTGCTGGCGGACGAATTGAAATCATGCGGATCATGGGCATTCTCGGTATCTGCCTGATTGCTATTGCCTGTATCAACTTTGTAAACCTGAGTACGGCACGGGCACAAAAGCGATCAAAAGAAGTAGGCATTCGCAAGGTAACGGGAGCTTACCGCAGCTCACTGATTGTTCAGTTTATTTGTGAATCAGTGTTGGTAGGGCTAAGCGCAGGAGTTTTGTCAATACTTGCGGTATATCTGAGTTTGCCCATGTTCAGCTCCCTGGTCAGGCAGCAGCTTTCTCTCGATTTTCAGAATATTACTTTTTGGGCAGCCGCTATAACAGGCATTGTGTTTGTCGGAATACTTGCCGGAGGATACCCGGCTTTTTATTTATCCTCCTTTAATCCTGCTACCGTGCTGAAGGGATCCACAGTGAATTTTAGCAGTCGCGATTTGCTGCGCAAGCTTTTGGTTGTAATGCAATTCGGTTTTGCCGTCACTTTAATTTTCTCGGTAGTTGTCATCAATCGTCAAATCAACTATGTTCAAAATCGTGAAGCGGGTTACGCCAAAGACAATCTCGTCTATCATTTTATGACGGGAGATATCGGCAAGAATTACGGGGCATACAAAACTGATCTCCTTCAATCCGGTGCCGCAGAGTCCGTGACGAAAACCAACTCGCCTATAACTGAAGTTTGGAGCAATACATGGGCAGTGGGCTGGCGCGGCAAAGATCCGCAAAGTCGTATTGTGATCGACCGCTTTTATATCGATGAGGACATCTCCAAAACGACAGGAGTAAAAATTGTAACCGGAAGAGATATGAATCTCGCCAGATACCCCTCCGATTCCACCGCAGTGCTCCTCAATGAATCCGCAGTAAAAGCGATGGGCTTTGACAACCCGATCAATGAAATTATCGAAGACTCTGGCAGGAAGTGGCATGTCGTTGGTGTTGTAAACGATTTTATTCTCTCCTCACCTTTCCAAAAAGTACGACCCATGATTATTCTTGGGAGCAAAGGATGGTTTACGGTTGTGCACATTAAACTGAATCAGAATCGGCCGGTTCAGGAAAGTTTAGATGCCATATCAAAATTGTTCACCAAACATAACCCTGCTTACCCGTTTGACTACTACTTCGTTGACCAGGCATACAATCGCAAATTTTCGGATGTAAAATCTACATTGACAATCACCACCGTGTTCAGTTCGTTGGCTATCGGTATTGCCTGCCTTGGACTCCTCGGACTATCTACTTACATGATCGAATCACGAGTGAAAGAAATTGGTATTCGGAAAGTGATGGGCGGTTCCGTTGTTGCAATCACCAGGCTTTTGTGCTGGCATTCGCTCAAGCCAATACTAATAGCAATTGTCATATTTAGTCCAATGGGTTGGCTTTCCATGAACTGGTGGCTTCAATCCTTTGAGTATAAGATTCTGCTAAGTCCATACTATATGCTGATACCTGCTGCCGCGATCATTGGTATGGCACTCCTTACTGTCATTTCACAAACGATAACAGCGGCTAACATAAGCCCGGTGAAGAGTCTTAAGAGTGAGTAGAAGATAAAGTTGAATATTTGAATAGCACCGAGAAAAATAGTACCGACAATGAATGGATGCTGCGGCTTCTCGGGAGCTACTGCCCCCCACAGCTTCGCGAGGAGATTGAAGGCGATCTGCTTTATCGGTTTGAACGGGACGCGAAAAAACTGGGCGAAAGAAGGGCGAGCCTAAAAATGTTTTGGAATGTAGTTCGCTTCTTCAGACCCGGTATCATTTTAAGAAATAAGTTTTCACCATTAATCAGAAATTTTATGTTCCGCAATAACATCAAGATTGCGTTTCGCAATTTCGCCAGGCAAAAATCATACACCTTCCTGAACATTATCGGACTGTCGTTGGGGATGGCAGCTAGTTTGCTGATCATTCAATATGTGAAGTTCGAAAGGAGTTTTGACACATTCCATTCTAGAGCGAATGACATTTATCGCATTCAATACAATGGCTGGCAAAACGGCAAACTTAATTTTGAAAGTGCAGTTGCAGTGCCGGCAGTTGGTCCTGCACTAAAGAATAATTTTCCTGAAGTCGAAGAATACACGCGATTTCTACCTGTCAGCGGGGTCATTCGCTATGAAAAACAAGGCCAGGAGCCAATCGCGTTCCGTGAAGAACGGGCGCAATTTGCCGACACGCTGATCTTCAAAGTTTTTGATTTTAAACTGGTTCATGGCGACTCCCGCACGTGTTTAAAAGGCGTCAACAAAGTCATTATCTCCGAAAGTCTGGCCACAAAATATTTTCAAAAAGAAGAACCTATTGGCAAGCGATTTACACTTGATGGCGACCAATCTATGGAGGTAACAGGCGTTTTCAAAGACGTTCCGGACAATTCGCATCTCAAATTTGATTTTCTTGTTTCTTATGAAACGATCAATGCTCAAACCAAAGATCAATCTGCTACTTCCTGGGGATGGTATGATTTTTACTGCTTCGTACTGCTAAAACCCGGGACCGATGTGAAAGTTTTACAAGCTAAATGGGATCAGTTCGTTTTCAACACACGTAATGAAGAGTGGAAGAAATACAATCAAAAGCAGGAGTTCATTCTGCGTCCACTTACCGACATTCATTTGTATTCAAAATTACTCTATGAAACTTCTCCCGAAGAACTCCGCGATGGTGATTCGGTCTATGCTGTCAGTGTGATCGCCATCTTCATTCTTATCATTGCCTGGGTGAACTATGTGAATCTCGCTACAGCCCGTTCGTTCAAAAGAGCAAATGAGGTTGGTGTTAGAAAAGTAGTTGGCGCCTTTCGAGGTCAATTGATAAGCCAGTTCATTACAGAATCATTTCTTCTCAACATCATCGCAGCTATCCTGGCGATCACGATTGTCCGTTTGTCATGGTCTTCTTTTTCATCCCTCACAGGATGGCGCATTCCGTTGGAATACATGATGCAAAAAGAATTTTGGTTGCTCGTACTGTTTCTCTTCCTGCTGGGTGCGTTGCTCTCTGGATTTTACCCGGCCATTATACTTTCGTCTTTCAAACCGGTGTCCGTACTGAAGGGGCATGTCATACGCTCTTCCGGGGGAAATTACCTTCGTAAAGGGCTTGTTGTATTTCAATTTGTGGCTTCTGTATTCCTCATCAGCGGATCGCTGATTGTTTATCAGCAGCTTAGCTACATGAAGAATCAGAATCTTGGTGTTGATATCAATCAAACACTTGTCATGAAGGGACCTAGTATTGTAGTTGATTCATTGTATCGCAAAAATGTAGAGGCATTCAAAAACGAAATCCTGCGAATACCGGGGGTAAAAAGCATCACAGCATCTTCCAATATTCCAGGTGTGGAGAACTATTGGACGAACAACATTAAGCGATTGTCTGGCGGCCCTGAAGGAAGTAACGTGGTAACCAATATGGCGGTCGACTACGATTTCATTCCGCAATACAATATTAAAATGATCGCAGGAAAAAACTTCGATCGCTCTGCCCCGGCAGATAGAAGGCGAATCATGATCAATCAGTCACTGGCCAAGGAACTTGAATTCACTGACCCGAAACTTGCACCGGGTGAAAAAGTACTGAGTGGCAGAGACACGCTGGAGATCGTGGGAGTGATTGAAGATTTTCATCAGATGTCGTTGAAGACACCAATCATCCCGCTCGTCTGCAGACTTGGAGTACCAGGATCGTATTACTCCATCAAACTGGAGACGGCTAATTTCAAGGATGTCATCAGTTCATTGGAAAAACAATGGGGAGAATTCTTTCCAGGAAACCCGATCGACTATTTCTTTCTTGATGAGTTTTTTAATCGCCAGTACGAAAGAGACGATCGTTTTGGAGAAGTATTTACCCTGTTTACATTCCTTGCCATC
Proteins encoded in this window:
- a CDS encoding ABC transporter permease codes for the protein MLWNTIRFFRPGILIRNKTNLSLNSWYMIGNYFKVASRVMLRNKSYSTINIFGLAMGITGAILLFLWIQKEFSYDQFHADKERIYKAWNRNTIEGQLQCWDRTPRVLAPTLTHDYASVQEAISYADYKAAYLFTYGTTRLMKNSGAFTDAGFFTMFSFPLVKGDPAKVFDNPASVVLSESFAKELFGDKEAFGETITIGESDQNFPVTVTGIVKNPPSNTDFHFDYLIPFKFMESLEGPDTNWENNSVSTYVKLKSGAAVESFNSEISAITKKHSKAGSTTEVFLYPLTKMRLYSRFENGVPAGGRIEIMRIMGILGICLIAIACINFVNLSTARAQKRSKEVGIRKVTGAYRSSLIVQFICESVLVGLSAGVLSILAVYLSLPMFSSLVRQQLSLDFQNITFWAAAITGIVFVGILAGGYPAFYLSSFNPATVLKGSTVNFSSRDLLRKLLVVMQFGFAVTLIFSVVVINRQINYVQNREAGYAKDNLVYHFMTGDIGKNYGAYKTDLLQSGAAESVTKTNSPITEVWSNTWAVGWRGKDPQSRIVIDRFYIDEDISKTTGVKIVTGRDMNLARYPSDSTAVLLNESAVKAMGFDNPINEIIEDSGRKWHVVGVVNDFILSSPFQKVRPMIILGSKGWFTVVHIKLNQNRPVQESLDAISKLFTKHNPAYPFDYYFVDQAYNRKFSDVKSTLTITTVFSSLAIGIACLGLLGLSTYMIESRVKEIGIRKVMGGSVVAITRLLCWHSLKPILIAIVIFSPMGWLSMNWWLQSFEYKILLSPYYMLIPAAAIIGMALLTVISQTITAANISPVKSLKSE
- a CDS encoding ABC transporter permease, whose product is MIINYLKTALRNFQKHKSFTFLNVLGLALGTAASLLILQYVKYERSFDTFNTKAQDIYRIQYNSYSNGKQNFECAAAVPAVGPALKNNFPEVKRFTRLYPVSGIVSYEGPTGLIAFREEKMQITDTSVFEVFDFKLVKGDPKTALKGPDKVVISEKAAKKYFGNVDPIGKIIGWDGQRKYEVTAIHQDVPSNSHIKFDFLFSYETLNRDTKNQSETNWGWYDFNTYVLLEPGTDAAALQLKWNEYLEKTRAEDWKKYNFKQAFLLQPLLSIHLYSKLLQESNPEEQGDGKSIYALTLIAFFILIIAWVNYINLATAKSFDRANEVGVRKVMGAQKGQLIYQFLSESFLVNLLATSLAILIVRLAWPAFSALSGREVPLSFMMQTDFWTLVGLLFAGGAVLSGFYPAIILSSFKPVSVLKGKVMRTAQGNVLRKSLVVFQFVSSIVLIIGSIVVYQQLNFMNKQDLGIDINKTLVIKGPGAVDSLYNKNFESFKTEALRISGVKNMTASSNVPGDEIFWTRGIKRLSGGPESRYTTYIAGIDEDYVSSYDLKILAGRNFSKDFKSDRKAIILNQSLMKQLEFKTPQEAIGQKVNLGDTLEIIGILEDYHQMSLKNSVTPIAFRSVNTSSFYSFKIEGDNHKAVLAAIEGPWKTFFPGNPIDYFFLDQFFNRQYKSDIQFANVFTIFTGLAIFVACMGLFGLASFMTIQRTKEIGVRKVLGSSVTGIVILLSRGFVQLVLVANLIAWPLAWWVMDRWLGTFPYRIDINPFVFVGAGLAVVVIAFLSVGFQTLKSARVNPAQTLKYE
- a CDS encoding ABC transporter permease yields the protein MNSTEKNSTDNEWMLRLLGSYCPPQLREEIEGDLLYRFERDAKKLGERRASLKMFWNVVRFFRPGIILRNKFSPLIRNFMFRNNIKIAFRNFARQKSYTFLNIIGLSLGMAASLLIIQYVKFERSFDTFHSRANDIYRIQYNGWQNGKLNFESAVAVPAVGPALKNNFPEVEEYTRFLPVSGVIRYEKQGQEPIAFREERAQFADTLIFKVFDFKLVHGDSRTCLKGVNKVIISESLATKYFQKEEPIGKRFTLDGDQSMEVTGVFKDVPDNSHLKFDFLVSYETINAQTKDQSATSWGWYDFYCFVLLKPGTDVKVLQAKWDQFVFNTRNEEWKKYNQKQEFILRPLTDIHLYSKLLYETSPEELRDGDSVYAVSVIAIFILIIAWVNYVNLATARSFKRANEVGVRKVVGAFRGQLISQFITESFLLNIIAAILAITIVRLSWSSFSSLTGWRIPLEYMMQKEFWLLVLFLFLLGALLSGFYPAIILSSFKPVSVLKGHVIRSSGGNYLRKGLVVFQFVASVFLISGSLIVYQQLSYMKNQNLGVDINQTLVMKGPSIVVDSLYRKNVEAFKNEILRIPGVKSITASSNIPGVENYWTNNIKRLSGGPEGSNVVTNMAVDYDFIPQYNIKMIAGKNFDRSAPADRRRIMINQSLAKELEFTDPKLAPGEKVLSGRDTLEIVGVIEDFHQMSLKTPIIPLVCRLGVPGSYYSIKLETANFKDVISSLEKQWGEFFPGNPIDYFFLDEFFNRQYERDDRFGEVFTLFTFLAIFIASLGLVGLASFMAMQRTREIGIRKVMGSSVSGIIVLLSKGFMQPVLIAILLACPLGWWLMDRWLQSFPYHTTVNPWVFVISGGLVLVIAFVSVSSQTLKAAMTKPADTLKYE